In Methanobacteriales archaeon HGW-Methanobacteriales-1, the following are encoded in one genomic region:
- a CDS encoding isoleucine--tRNA ligase, producing the protein MPIQEAEKSYQSKKIEEQVQKFWEERDIYQRTNQLRENEPKYSFLDGPPYCSGRIHLGTAWNKIIKDTHLRFKSMNGFSIRRQAGWDTHGLPIEHKVEGLLGLTSKKQIETEIGIENFINQCRQFAVENKAVMTEQFQKIGIWMDWDDPYVTFDPKYMESCWWTLKKANEKDLLVNDLRVITWCPRCETALAMAEIDYENKDDPSIYVKFPLETPEVAENGKEFVLVWTTTPWTLPANMAICVHPDFDYAYVKVGNEVYVMAEALVDSLFGSSECNCDHGDNAHSEEGQGDSDCCGGEGEKPYEIIKIVKGSELEGKAYKHPLTDEIPQQKIFEHKILPGDHVTLTDGTGCVHTAPGHGPEDFEIGKEYGLPIFCPVDEAGLFKDEAGKYEGQFVKDADQGIVADLDTHGFLLKAGIINHRYGFCWRCKTPIIYLATQQWFLKITQIKDQMLSELDKVKWVPSWAGESRFRNWVENARDWTISRQRYWGIPIPIWSCEDCGEITVVGSVAELKEKAVEDTLQGDFIHRPHVDDIIIPCKCGGNMKRTPDVLDVWIDSGVAGWASLHYPQEKELFEEWFPYDFITEGHDQTRGWFYSQLGTGVIALDKTPYQKVLMHGFTLDEDGRKMSKSLGNVVEPGEVIELYGADIMRFYLLWANKPWDDLKFVWDELKNVSKMFNILWNVYVFSTTYMALDNFSPEFYTEKDIKLRDEDYWILSRINSVAQEVSEALDNLFFHKATRSINHFILEDLSRWYVRLIRGRTWVEKDDPDKLGAYHTLYTVLELLITLMAPIAPHITEDIYQNLVRSVRMKHPESIHMLDWNYSPELINPELEAEMDVAREIIEACARARDVARYKLRWPVSEIIVVSEDEKALQAAKSLEAVLKEQANTKTVVTASEFPQLKLNAAPNRKTLGPRLRQDVPLVGKELEKAEGMELKHKLDSEGSITIELADKSVQLSPEDVIFETELPEDVVSAEFEGGSVFVNTQLTPEILSESMARELIRRIQDMRKDMDLDVEAHIKVSVECSSEFEALVEKQMEFVGHEVRAEKISFNTEEGEYTKEWKIEEHELTVSIFKA; encoded by the coding sequence ATGCCGATCCAGGAGGCAGAAAAGTCATATCAATCTAAAAAAATAGAAGAACAGGTCCAAAAGTTCTGGGAAGAACGGGATATATATCAGAGGACCAATCAGTTAAGGGAAAACGAACCTAAATATTCATTTTTAGATGGTCCACCATATTGCAGTGGCCGTATTCACTTGGGAACTGCTTGGAATAAGATTATAAAAGATACCCATTTACGTTTTAAAAGTATGAATGGTTTCAGCATCCGCCGACAGGCAGGATGGGATACTCATGGACTTCCAATTGAACACAAGGTAGAAGGACTTTTAGGCCTCACCAGCAAAAAGCAGATTGAAACTGAAATCGGAATTGAAAATTTTATAAACCAGTGTCGCCAGTTTGCTGTGGAAAATAAAGCAGTAATGACGGAACAATTCCAGAAAATTGGAATATGGATGGACTGGGACGATCCTTATGTAACCTTTGATCCAAAATACATGGAATCTTGCTGGTGGACTTTAAAAAAGGCCAATGAAAAGGATTTATTAGTAAATGACCTTAGGGTAATTACCTGGTGCCCTAGATGCGAAACAGCACTGGCCATGGCCGAAATTGATTACGAAAATAAGGATGATCCTTCAATTTATGTAAAATTCCCGCTGGAAACTCCTGAAGTTGCTGAAAATGGAAAAGAATTTGTTTTAGTATGGACCACTACTCCCTGGACTTTACCTGCCAACATGGCCATTTGTGTACATCCTGATTTTGATTATGCCTATGTTAAAGTGGGAAATGAAGTTTATGTAATGGCTGAAGCACTGGTGGATTCTTTATTTGGATCCAGTGAATGCAATTGTGATCATGGGGATAATGCACATTCGGAGGAAGGTCAAGGTGATTCTGATTGTTGTGGTGGGGAAGGAGAAAAGCCCTATGAAATAATTAAAATTGTAAAAGGATCTGAATTAGAAGGAAAAGCATATAAACATCCTTTAACTGATGAAATACCTCAGCAAAAAATATTTGAACATAAAATACTTCCTGGTGACCACGTAACTCTTACTGATGGTACTGGTTGTGTTCACACCGCCCCCGGGCACGGCCCAGAGGATTTTGAAATCGGAAAAGAATATGGATTACCTATATTTTGCCCTGTAGATGAAGCGGGATTATTTAAGGACGAGGCAGGAAAGTACGAGGGCCAGTTTGTCAAAGATGCGGATCAAGGTATAGTTGCTGATCTGGACACTCATGGATTTCTTTTAAAAGCAGGTATTATAAACCACAGGTATGGATTCTGCTGGAGATGTAAAACTCCTATTATTTATCTGGCTACTCAACAGTGGTTCTTGAAGATCACCCAAATAAAAGACCAGATGCTTTCTGAATTGGATAAAGTTAAATGGGTGCCTTCCTGGGCAGGGGAAAGTCGATTTAGAAACTGGGTTGAAAATGCCAGGGACTGGACCATTTCCCGACAGAGATACTGGGGAATACCTATCCCTATCTGGTCCTGTGAAGACTGTGGAGAAATTACAGTAGTGGGTTCGGTGGCTGAACTTAAAGAAAAAGCCGTAGAAGACACTCTACAAGGAGATTTTATCCACAGGCCTCATGTGGATGACATAATCATCCCCTGCAAGTGTGGTGGAAACATGAAAAGGACTCCCGATGTGTTGGATGTGTGGATTGATTCTGGGGTGGCTGGATGGGCTTCTCTTCATTATCCTCAGGAAAAGGAACTCTTTGAAGAATGGTTCCCCTATGATTTCATTACAGAGGGCCACGACCAGACCAGAGGATGGTTCTACTCCCAGTTAGGTACTGGAGTAATTGCTCTGGACAAAACCCCTTATCAAAAGGTTTTAATGCATGGATTTACTCTGGATGAAGATGGAAGAAAAATGAGTAAATCACTGGGTAATGTGGTGGAACCAGGAGAAGTAATAGAACTGTACGGCGCAGATATCATGCGTTTCTATCTCTTATGGGCCAACAAACCATGGGATGATTTAAAATTCGTGTGGGACGAGCTGAAGAATGTCAGTAAAATGTTTAACATTTTATGGAATGTTTATGTCTTCTCCACTACCTACATGGCCCTGGATAACTTCAGCCCAGAATTTTACACGGAAAAAGATATAAAACTCCGGGACGAAGATTACTGGATACTATCTAGAATTAATTCCGTGGCCCAAGAGGTCAGTGAAGCGCTTGACAACCTTTTCTTCCATAAAGCAACCAGAAGTATCAATCATTTCATCTTAGAAGACCTGAGTCGATGGTATGTTAGACTAATCCGGGGCAGGACATGGGTGGAAAAAGATGATCCTGACAAATTAGGTGCCTACCATACGCTCTACACAGTTTTAGAGCTTTTAATAACTCTGATGGCCCCAATTGCTCCCCATATAACTGAAGACATTTATCAAAATCTGGTAAGGTCTGTGAGAATGAAACATCCAGAGAGTATACACATGCTGGACTGGAATTACTCTCCTGAGCTTATTAATCCTGAACTGGAAGCTGAAATGGATGTGGCCCGTGAAATTATTGAGGCCTGTGCCCGAGCCAGGGATGTGGCCCGTTACAAGCTTCGATGGCCAGTAAGTGAAATAATTGTGGTTTCTGAAGATGAAAAAGCCCTCCAGGCTGCAAAATCATTAGAAGCAGTACTCAAGGAACAGGCAAACACCAAAACAGTAGTAACTGCATCTGAATTCCCTCAATTAAAATTAAATGCCGCTCCTAACCGCAAAACTCTGGGCCCGCGATTAAGGCAAGACGTACCTTTAGTTGGAAAAGAACTGGAAAAAGCCGAGGGAATGGAACTAAAACATAAACTGGATAGTGAGGGCTCAATTACCATTGAGTTAGCTGATAAATCTGTGCAATTATCTCCCGAAGATGTTATATTTGAAACTGAACTTCCAGAGGATGTGGTGAGTGCTGAATTTGAGGGAGGTAGTGTATTTGTCAATACTCAGCTTACTCCTGAAATTCTCTCAGAATCCATGGCCCGGGAACTTATTCGGAGGATCCAGGACATGAGAAAAGACATGGATCTTGATGTAGAAGCGCATATCAAAGTTTCTGTGGAATGCAGCAGTGAATTTGAGGCTTTGGTGGAAAAACAGATGGAATTCGTTGGTCATGAGGTTCGTGCGGAGAAAATATCATTTAACACTGAAGAAGGGGAATATACAAAAGAATGGAAAATAGAGGAGCATGAACTCACGGTGTCTATTTTTAAGGCATAA